One window of Botrimarina mediterranea genomic DNA carries:
- a CDS encoding CoA-acylating methylmalonate-semialdehyde dehydrogenase, producing the protein MTTTAAVAIAPMLIGGRWVETATDTWEDVYNPSTGQVIARTPHAGKEAVDEAVEAAAKALPEWADTPVVERARVMFRFRALMEEHFEELATLVTREHGKTLAEARAELNRGVEMVEFAAGMPAMLMGQTLPDIASGVDAECVKHPVGVCVGITPYNFPNMVPLWMFPVAIACGNTFVLKPSEKTPLSAVRLGELLTEAGLPDGVFNIVHGARACVEALLTHPKVAAISFVGSTPVAKIVYETGTKHGKRVQAAGGAKNHLVIMPDADIDQTVKQLAASAYGCAGQRCMAGSVAVAVGGAGDPLVEGLVDFGKAMKVGPSDPAVSSAAETIGMGPLIRDDHRKRVASYLDIALQDGATVALDGRQSASGDGFVLGPSVVDHVAPTMRVVKEEIFGPVLSVARVETLEEALAQGDGCEFGNGAVIFTQSGHAAREFKRRFNAGMIGVNVGVPAPMAWFPFTGWNRSFFGDLHIQGTEGIQFYTRQKVTLTRWPKPSESHHDPVWRSGR; encoded by the coding sequence ATGACGACGACCGCTGCCGTGGCTATTGCTCCGATGCTGATTGGCGGTCGCTGGGTCGAGACGGCGACCGATACCTGGGAGGACGTCTACAACCCGTCGACCGGTCAGGTCATCGCCCGCACGCCGCACGCCGGCAAGGAAGCAGTTGACGAAGCCGTCGAAGCCGCCGCCAAGGCGCTGCCGGAATGGGCCGACACGCCCGTCGTCGAGCGTGCCCGGGTGATGTTCCGCTTCCGCGCGCTGATGGAAGAGCACTTCGAAGAGCTGGCGACCCTCGTCACGCGCGAGCACGGCAAGACGCTCGCCGAAGCGCGGGCCGAACTCAACCGCGGCGTCGAGATGGTTGAGTTCGCCGCCGGCATGCCCGCGATGCTGATGGGTCAAACGCTGCCCGACATCGCGTCGGGCGTTGACGCCGAGTGCGTGAAGCATCCCGTCGGAGTGTGTGTCGGCATCACGCCGTACAACTTCCCGAACATGGTGCCGCTGTGGATGTTCCCCGTTGCGATCGCCTGCGGCAACACGTTCGTCTTGAAGCCGTCCGAGAAGACGCCACTCTCCGCGGTGCGGCTCGGTGAGTTGCTGACCGAAGCGGGTTTGCCCGACGGCGTGTTCAACATCGTTCATGGCGCGCGGGCGTGTGTCGAGGCATTGCTAACGCACCCAAAGGTAGCGGCGATCTCGTTCGTCGGTTCGACGCCCGTCGCGAAGATCGTCTACGAGACTGGCACGAAGCACGGCAAGCGAGTGCAGGCCGCCGGCGGGGCCAAGAACCACCTCGTCATCATGCCCGACGCCGACATCGATCAGACCGTCAAGCAACTCGCCGCCAGCGCCTACGGCTGCGCCGGCCAGCGCTGCATGGCGGGGAGCGTCGCGGTGGCGGTCGGCGGGGCAGGGGACCCGCTCGTCGAGGGCCTCGTCGATTTCGGCAAGGCGATGAAGGTCGGCCCCAGCGACCCCGCCGTCTCAAGCGCCGCCGAGACGATCGGCATGGGCCCGTTGATCCGCGACGATCATCGCAAGCGGGTCGCATCGTATCTTGATATCGCTCTGCAAGACGGCGCGACGGTCGCGCTCGATGGCCGACAATCGGCGAGTGGCGACGGCTTCGTGCTGGGCCCGAGCGTTGTCGATCACGTGGCGCCGACGATGCGTGTCGTGAAGGAAGAGATCTTCGGCCCCGTGCTCAGCGTCGCCCGCGTCGAGACGCTCGAAGAAGCTCTCGCCCAAGGCGACGGCTGCGAGTTCGGCAATGGCGCCGTGATCTTCACGCAGAGCGGCCACGCGGCGCGTGAGTTCAAACGCCGCTTCAACGCCGGCATGATCGGCGTCAACGTCGGCGTCCCGGCGCCGATGGCTTGGTTCCCGTTCACCGGTTGGAACCGCTCGTTCTTCGGCGACCTCCACATTCAAGGGACCGAGGGCATCCAGTTCTACACCCGCCAGAAGGTGACGCTCACCCGCTGGCCCAAGCCGAGCGAGTCGCACCACGACCCCGTTTGGCGCAGCGGACGCTGA
- a CDS encoding sugar phosphate isomerase/epimerase family protein: MSISRRAFGGVAAATAGLAITSPTRAETAPAPKVRNRIAVSTYSFWRFKDDSKLSIEECIDQAARMGFDGVEILHIQMESEDPGYLQRLKQQAFINGLDLCGLSTHQGFVSPDEAVRQKNIDHTIHTIELAYALGIPTMRVNTGRWGTSGDFDELMANRGVEPRLPGYTDDDGFAWVIDAFEKIMPTAEKCGVTLGLENHWGLGLTPEGVLRIVDAVDSPWLRCTLDTGNFLEDPYDRLEKMAPETVFVQAKTYHGGGLWYSLELDYPRIAAMLRRHDYRGYVSLEFEGEEDWRTAIPKSLAELRAAFG; the protein is encoded by the coding sequence ATGTCGATCAGTCGTCGAGCCTTTGGCGGCGTCGCCGCCGCCACTGCCGGTCTGGCAATCACTTCCCCAACACGAGCCGAGACGGCCCCTGCGCCGAAGGTCCGCAACCGCATCGCGGTCTCGACCTACTCCTTTTGGCGGTTCAAGGACGACTCGAAGCTGTCGATCGAGGAGTGCATCGATCAGGCCGCGCGGATGGGGTTTGATGGGGTCGAGATACTCCACATTCAGATGGAAAGCGAAGACCCCGGCTACCTGCAACGCCTCAAGCAACAGGCCTTCATCAATGGTCTCGACCTCTGCGGCCTCAGCACGCACCAGGGTTTTGTCTCCCCCGATGAAGCGGTCCGGCAGAAGAACATCGATCACACGATCCACACGATCGAGCTCGCCTACGCCCTCGGCATTCCGACGATGCGCGTCAACACGGGGCGTTGGGGGACAAGCGGGGATTTTGATGAGCTGATGGCCAACCGCGGCGTCGAGCCGCGGCTGCCCGGCTACACCGACGACGATGGCTTCGCTTGGGTGATCGACGCGTTTGAGAAGATCATGCCCACCGCCGAGAAGTGCGGCGTGACGCTCGGCCTGGAGAACCACTGGGGCCTCGGCCTGACGCCCGAGGGGGTGCTGCGGATCGTCGACGCGGTGGACTCGCCCTGGCTCCGCTGCACGCTCGACACGGGCAACTTCCTCGAAGACCCCTACGATCGTCTGGAGAAGATGGCGCCGGAGACGGTCTTCGTCCAAGCCAAGACCTACCACGGCGGCGGCCTGTGGTACTCGCTTGAGCTCGACTACCCGCGGATCGCCGCGATGCTCCGCCGCCACGACTACCGCGGCTATGTCTCGCTGGAGTTCGAGGGCGAGGAAGACTGGCGGACAGCAATCCCCAAAAGCCTCGCCGAGCTCCGGGCAGCGTTCGGCTAA
- a CDS encoding sigma-70 family RNA polymerase sigma factor — protein sequence MDGPREAFARLFAKNQSWLYAYLVTLLGNVADAEEVFQEVCVVLWSEYEAFDPETNFRRWASVVARNRVMGFRTKQQREAKRLSDVAIELLAEEAVERADLLEERRAALHRCLDKLSPADRQLVAKCYGDADRSFNTVAEQLGRPVNTVYKALQRVRRALRECVDRRVNAQV from the coding sequence ATGGACGGACCGAGAGAAGCCTTCGCGCGATTGTTCGCCAAGAACCAGAGCTGGCTATACGCCTACCTCGTCACGCTGCTCGGCAACGTCGCCGACGCGGAGGAGGTGTTCCAAGAGGTTTGCGTCGTGCTCTGGAGCGAGTACGAGGCTTTCGACCCGGAGACCAACTTCCGGCGGTGGGCGAGTGTTGTCGCCCGCAACCGGGTGATGGGTTTCCGGACCAAGCAGCAGCGTGAGGCGAAGAGGCTGTCGGATGTCGCGATTGAATTGCTTGCGGAAGAAGCCGTGGAACGTGCCGATCTGCTCGAAGAGCGTCGGGCCGCGTTGCACAGGTGCCTCGACAAGCTGTCTCCTGCCGACCGGCAACTCGTCGCCAAGTGCTACGGCGACGCCGACCGATCGTTCAATACCGTCGCCGAGCAGCTCGGCCGACCGGTGAACACGGTCTACAAGGCGTTGCAGCGGGTGCGTCGGGCCCTGCGTGAGTGTGTTGACCGCCGTGTCAACGCGCAGGTTTGA
- a CDS encoding FecR domain-containing protein: MAHDEQLHELVDALSDRSITDEQIATLNQRLESDQASRHGFMNLMRIEAELGALHHPLASWSFEDGATFVDSTEPLSTTSDQANLQSQAEPQSPSRRSVRFLQTMGALAASVAITAAASSWLTYEGVQGRGPLAAMLATDSVKGPAVTDVVARVAATRNCRWSGGTTDLGFGADVAGGELLELETGLAELTFPGGARVVLEGPAAFRISDSETVELYRGRVAAAVPTEAQGFSIKTPRLVIAETGAQFGVVAGADGSDEVHVFEGAIEARAVDDRGRITSVVNLASLEAARFRSANHRFARFNADDESFVRSLETRNGPGEGLLAFENFSYPAGPVAWQNGGFGWVGPWADLEAAATGASLEEAAGAAPSNGVARGSIAAADLVALGNRFVQSGNANRVRRTLSTSLGGVFDAAGLIESVDGLRLIGRNGSTIYISFLQRVSKTNDVFYGFELHRGDGNFNRVLCIGNGAEGNGYGVSTNFHYQRDVKEAAFESLGEENDAVNFVVVRIDFGDDDKDIATVYRNPSSLTEENSCVATAKLSGMFAFDRVSLGNFEGSKLHEIDEVRIGTDFRAVTGRRASGWNNNQEESFALRAPFVWSLPLASLK; encoded by the coding sequence ATGGCGCACGACGAACAACTCCACGAACTGGTTGACGCCCTCAGCGACCGCTCGATCACCGACGAGCAGATCGCGACGCTCAACCAGCGTCTCGAGAGCGACCAAGCCTCGCGCCACGGGTTCATGAACCTGATGCGGATCGAGGCCGAGCTTGGCGCGCTCCATCACCCGCTTGCGTCGTGGTCGTTCGAGGACGGGGCGACATTCGTTGATTCCACCGAGCCGTTATCAACAACATCCGACCAAGCCAATCTACAGAGCCAAGCCGAACCACAGAGCCCGTCACGTCGCTCGGTCCGCTTCCTGCAAACGATGGGCGCCCTAGCGGCGTCGGTCGCGATCACGGCGGCGGCCTCCTCTTGGCTGACGTACGAAGGCGTCCAAGGCCGGGGCCCACTCGCCGCGATGCTCGCGACGGACTCCGTGAAAGGCCCGGCGGTCACCGATGTCGTCGCCCGCGTCGCCGCCACCCGCAACTGCCGCTGGAGTGGTGGGACCACGGACCTTGGGTTCGGCGCCGACGTTGCTGGCGGTGAGTTGCTCGAGCTGGAAACGGGTCTCGCCGAGTTGACCTTCCCCGGCGGCGCGCGGGTGGTGCTCGAAGGCCCCGCCGCCTTCCGCATCAGCGATTCAGAGACCGTCGAGCTCTACCGCGGGCGCGTCGCCGCCGCTGTCCCGACCGAGGCGCAGGGCTTCTCGATCAAGACGCCACGCCTGGTCATCGCGGAGACCGGCGCCCAGTTCGGCGTCGTCGCCGGCGCCGATGGCTCGGACGAGGTCCACGTCTTCGAGGGCGCCATCGAAGCCCGCGCGGTGGACGATCGCGGCCGCATCACCAGCGTCGTGAACCTCGCCTCGCTGGAAGCCGCCCGCTTCCGCTCCGCCAACCATCGCTTCGCCCGCTTCAACGCCGACGACGAGAGCTTTGTCCGCAGCCTCGAGACCCGCAACGGCCCCGGTGAAGGTCTGTTGGCGTTCGAGAACTTCTCCTACCCCGCCGGCCCCGTCGCCTGGCAGAACGGCGGCTTCGGTTGGGTCGGTCCTTGGGCCGACCTCGAGGCCGCGGCCACCGGCGCTTCTTTGGAAGAAGCCGCCGGCGCGGCGCCGAGCAACGGCGTCGCCCGCGGCAGCATCGCGGCCGCCGACTTGGTGGCGCTCGGCAACCGTTTCGTGCAGAGCGGCAACGCCAACCGCGTCCGCCGCACCCTGAGCACAAGCCTCGGCGGCGTCTTCGACGCGGCAGGCCTGATCGAGAGCGTTGATGGGTTGCGTCTGATCGGCCGGAACGGTTCGACGATCTACATCAGTTTCTTGCAACGCGTCTCGAAGACGAACGACGTCTTCTACGGCTTCGAGTTGCATCGCGGCGACGGCAACTTCAACCGTGTCCTCTGCATCGGCAACGGCGCCGAAGGAAACGGCTACGGCGTCTCGACCAACTTCCATTACCAACGCGACGTGAAAGAGGCCGCTTTCGAATCGCTCGGCGAGGAGAACGACGCGGTCAATTTTGTGGTTGTCCGCATCGACTTCGGCGATGACGACAAGGATATCGCAACGGTTTACCGAAACCCTTCGTCGTTGACGGAAGAGAATAGTTGCGTAGCAACCGCAAAGCTGTCGGGCATGTTCGCTTTTGACCGCGTCAGCCTCGGCAATTTCGAGGGCTCCAAGCTGCACGAGATCGACGAGGTCCGCATCGGCACCGACTTCCGCGCCGTCACCGGCCGGCGAGCCTCGGGCTGGAACAACAACCAAGAAGAGAGCTTTGCCTTGAGAGCGCCATTTGTTTGGTCGCTTCCGCTGGCGAGCTTAAAGTGA
- a CDS encoding PEP-CTERM sorting domain-containing protein (PEP-CTERM proteins occur, often in large numbers, in the proteomes of bacteria that also encode an exosortase, a predicted intramembrane cysteine proteinase. The presence of a PEP-CTERM domain at a protein's C-terminus predicts cleavage within the sorting domain, followed by covalent anchoring to some some component of the (usually Gram-negative) cell surface. Many PEP-CTERM proteins exhibit an unusual sequence composition that includes large numbers of potential glycosylation sites. Expression of one such protein has been shown restore the ability of a bacterium to form floc, a type of biofilm.), protein MNPCRVGAAIGACLMGLLAQPAFAAVIDGANIPSEGLTLRATQDTPTGFGNATGGGQDSAGGSEVNALYADINGGVLTIGITGNLEGNFNKFFLFIDAVPGGENVLANDNADGGFGEINNMAGLAFANGATMDHGLRFEIGGGFYGVRQFDLIDNTAGDVATGGGPGDLPLAGVGSGGFTVGWDNSNVLGVDGASAAGAATATSGWEIEIDLVQAYGLSQGDINLAMVVTNGDAGFLSNQTLPGLNGAGNLGGGNGQTLPVVTIPGLPVPEPSAALLMGVVASTIAATRRVRG, encoded by the coding sequence ATGAATCCATGTCGAGTTGGCGCCGCGATCGGCGCGTGCCTGATGGGCTTACTAGCCCAACCCGCGTTTGCGGCCGTGATCGACGGCGCGAACATCCCAAGCGAGGGGCTTACGCTCCGCGCCACGCAAGACACCCCTACCGGCTTCGGCAACGCCACAGGCGGCGGCCAGGACTCGGCCGGTGGTTCGGAAGTCAACGCGCTCTACGCCGACATTAACGGCGGGGTGCTGACGATCGGGATCACCGGGAACCTCGAGGGCAACTTCAACAAGTTCTTCTTGTTCATCGACGCCGTTCCCGGCGGCGAGAATGTCCTCGCTAACGACAACGCCGATGGCGGTTTCGGTGAGATCAACAATATGGCCGGACTCGCCTTCGCGAATGGCGCGACGATGGACCACGGCCTGCGCTTTGAGATTGGCGGTGGCTTCTACGGCGTCCGCCAGTTCGACCTGATTGACAACACCGCCGGCGACGTCGCCACGGGCGGCGGCCCCGGCGACCTGCCGCTTGCGGGCGTCGGCTCGGGCGGGTTCACCGTCGGCTGGGACAACAGCAACGTGCTTGGCGTCGATGGCGCCAGCGCAGCGGGCGCCGCCACGGCGACCTCAGGGTGGGAGATCGAGATCGACCTTGTTCAGGCCTACGGGCTGTCTCAGGGAGACATCAATCTGGCGATGGTCGTCACCAATGGCGACGCCGGCTTTCTCTCGAACCAGACGCTCCCGGGGCTGAATGGCGCCGGCAACCTGGGCGGCGGTAACGGACAGACGCTCCCGGTCGTCACGATTCCCGGGCTCCCTGTTCCCGAGCCGTCCGCCGCTTTGCTGATGGGCGTGGTGGCTTCGACGATCGCCGCGACGCGTCGCGTCCGTGGTTGA